Proteins encoded together in one Gemmatimonadota bacterium window:
- a CDS encoding transglycosylase SLT domain-containing protein has product MAKDRYGWGSDDQWAALEQLWTRESGWNYKAENPSSGAYGIPQSLPGSKMATAGKDWRTNPETQIRWGLDYIKGRYGGPKRAWAHFQQRNWY; this is encoded by the coding sequence ATGGCCAAGGACCGCTACGGCTGGGGTTCCGACGACCAGTGGGCCGCCCTCGAGCAACTGTGGACGCGTGAGTCCGGCTGGAACTACAAGGCCGAGAACCCGAGCAGCGGCGCCTACGGCATCCCGCAGTCGCTGCCCGGGTCGAAGATGGCGACCGCCGGTAAGGACTGGCGCACGAATCCGGAGACGCAAATCCGGTGGGGGCTGGACTACATCAAGGGCCGTTACGGCGGACCCAAGCGGGCATGGGCGCACTTCCAGCAGAGGAATTGGTACTGA